AGCCCCCCAGCTGGCCCAGCTCCCACCCTGGGCGCCACTCCCTCTTCCAACAACACGCAGGGGAAGCACAACAGAGAGTGCCCCTTGggagacatttttaaaacaaatctttatTTAACCTTCTCTGTGACCCACAGAGTACATAGGTTCCTGAAATATACTcgatttctgtttatttaaagAATGCTTGCTCATTTGGTGCTTGCTTGAGTAGAATCACTGTGATTATCCACTTCACTGTGGGCATTAACCTGGTAGGATTTGCCCGGCATCCCTAGTTATCAAAAGattattgttttctcattttttttctttttcatgtttctatttttaggGGAGGCTGGAGCACATGAAAAATACCAACCCAAGGGTCCGTGGCCACACCAGGCTGCTCCTTTAAGGCCTCTCAGAATTTCACTGCCCGATATGGTAGCAACCAGCCTGAAACGTGGCTGTACATGTACCAGACTTCCAAGAGTTGGACACAAAACATGtatgtaaaatatcttatttttacatatttacacTGATGACACAATGAAATCATATTTAGGGTATTTTCTGttacataaaatacattactAAAATTAACTTACCTGTATCTTTTGATGTTTTTAATGTGGTTGGTAGAAAATTTAAACttttcaacaccagcctgggcaacatagggagaccccatctctacaaaaaattctttaaaattagctgggcatcatggctcatgcctgtgattctagcactttgggaggtcaaggcgagaggatcacttgagcccaggagttcgagaccagcctgggcaacatagtgagatcctgtatctacaaaaaataaaagaatcagccaggcatggtggtgtatgcctgttatcccagctacttgggaggctgaggcggatcacttgagtctgggaaattgaggctgcagtgagctgtgatcgtgccactgcactccagcatgggtgacagaccctgtctcaaaataaaaagaaaaaaaaattggacttcACATGTGTGACTCATGTTATGTTTCTATTGGACAGGGCTGGACTGGGTTCCATGCATTTGTCATCACTGACTCTTctacccattttctttttctgtttttttcttctctttcttttcttttcttttctttatttttttattttatttatttatttttaagatagagtcttgctctgtcacccaggctggattgcagcggcccgatctcagctcattgcaacctccgcctcctgggttcaagcaatactcctgcatcagcctcccgagtagctgggactacaggcgcccaacaccacgcctggctgatttcttttgtattttagtagagacggggtttcaccgtgttgcccaggctggtcccgaactcctgagctcaggcaatccacatgcctcagcctacccaagagctagaattacaggggtgagccaccgcgcccggcctcttctacCCATTTTCACCAGCAGGGCAAGGCCTTGGGATGTTTGAGAAGTGCCACTTTCCACCTGAATGTGACTGCGGGGGCTTTCTTGTGGTCTGAGCTATCGCTGTCGGAGAGGAAGGCAAAGATCATTTGCTAATGACATCCTTTTTCCTTCCCCATTCGATCCCTTATTTTTCATTTGGGTCTGCCGTCCTGCCGTCTGCTGCAAGCCAGGAAGCACATTGCAGACCAACTGTTTCCCTGCTGCATTTGCCATGGCTTTCAATTCTGCTCTCGTTGTTTTTGTCTAGCATTCACAAGGTGTCAGGAAAGGCAGGGGGCTGCTGAAGCCACCGTGGGTGTTTGTGGGATGCCGGACACCTGGGCTGCCGGAAAACTTTTGCACCAACTCTGATTTcttctcttctcagtttccatcCAGCTGTTTGGTATTGGATACTGCTGCCTCTGCTTGACGTGAGAGTGTGTGAAGAAAGCTGCGTTTAGACAACTGAAAACCATGAGCTTGAAAGTAGTGGGGGCACCCTCTTGGAGACTCCAGTTGCTCACCAGCTTGGACAAACCACTGGATTCAAATGATCAGGCAGAAATAATCACCGGAGAGAACACAGTGGAATGGCTTCAGTCAAAACTCACTGCTGAAGGTCTTCAGGGCAACTTTAAGACTTGCccctgactgggcatggtggttaacgactgtaatcccagcactttgcaagcctgaggtgggtggatcacctgaggtcaggagttcaagaccagtctggttaacatggcgaaaccctgtctctactaaaaatccaaaaaattagccggcatggtggtgggtacctgtaattccagcaacttgggaggctgaggcaggagaattgcctgaacctgggaggcagaggttgcagtgagctgagatcgcaccactgcactccagcctggacaacaagagcaaaactccatctcaaaaagaaaaaaaaaaaaaaaagacttgcccTGGCTTTTTGTGTGATGAACTTTCTATTTACAGACGTGATATTTATCTATGACTTTACTCAGAGTCTGGCTCGTAGACCAGAAGGATTGGTACCTCCTGGAGCTTGCAGGAAATGCAAAATCTCAAACccctgtattagggttctccagagaagtaGAACTAATGGAATAGAGACAGGGATAGGGATGACAGAGATGGAGATGAGATGGAGATAGAAATAGAGATCCATTGATTCCTTTGTCAAAAAAAATGGCTCATGCAATTGTGACCATTTCAAAATCTGCAAGGCATGTCAGCAAGCTGGAGATCCAGGGAAGAGTTGATGTTGCAGCTTGAGTACAAAGGCGGTGTGTCTGGGGCCATAATGTCTTTTTCTTAGGAGGACTTCAGTCTTTTCTCTTCCGGCCTTCAGCTGCTTGGGTGAGGCCCATCCGCACTATAGAAGATAATAGTCTGTTCTACTCagagtctactgatttaaatgctaatcttATCCCCAAAAAataccctcacagaaacatctagCCTGGCATTTGACCAAACAGCTGGGTACCATGCCCCCCCGCCAAGCTGACACACAAAATTGACCATCATACCCTCCCACCCGCAATCTTACTGAATGAGAGAGAATCTGGgctttaacaagatccccagaaGAGGTATAAGCGCAGGGAGTCTGAGAAGTACCACCTTGGAGGTTTAGCCAGACGTCCTAGATGAGCCTTCTCTGAATATGTCAGATTCCTTCCCTGGCCCCCTAGACACCTTTCCCACTTCCCAAAGTTGGAAGCAACATCGTGGAGAAGCAGGCAGTGAGGCGCTCAGCTTACCACATTGTGAGATACACAGTCCGATCTGTGTACCATGATTTGACCCAAGGGAAAACAAAAGACCCAGAAACATAAGGACTTTTTTGTGAGCTCTCAAAAACTTCCTGCAACAAGATCAGGTCCTTGATGCAAGAGCcacacttgtttctttttcctctttatccTCCACCCCTGACAAATGCCTAGCacataaaaaaaaactaataaacacCACTGAATCCATTATCCAAACTTCAGTTTCCCACTTATAATATGTAGATACTTACCTGGTTGTGGTGGGAAAGAAACCAGGCATGAGAAACACTTAAAAGCCCAGGACCCTGAGCTGGGCACATGGTAGGTACTCAGGAAGTCATTACCAAGTGCTCAGTGCATgcttgttgaatgagtaaatgaggTCAGGCTTCAGCATGCAAACACTTACTATAAAGCAGGAACCCTGTGCCCCGAGTGCACAGAATAGATACAGATGAGTGCATAAGGGGGCAGTGAGTGTATGGATTGGATATAGGTGGGTGCATATGGGAGGGTGAGTGTATGGATTGGATATAGGTGGGTGTATATGGGAGGGTGAGCATATGGATTGGATACAGGTGGGTGTATATGGGAGGGTGAGCATATGGATTGGATATAGGTGGT
This DNA window, taken from Macaca fascicularis isolate 582-1 chromosome 6, T2T-MFA8v1.1, encodes the following:
- the LOC107130118 gene encoding uncharacterized protein; this translates as MKEHSNIWDTVPLQVCTASAEVSTRNSTEGPHQKLKVSSSGFELPFHPPCRSTGEAGAHEKYQPKGPWPHQAAPLRPLRISLPDMVATSLKRGCTCTRLPRVGHKTFSIQLFGIGYCCLCLT